The proteins below are encoded in one region of Micromonospora yangpuensis:
- a CDS encoding ACP S-malonyltransferase, with protein MLSDPAPDTWDPSTELRTYHLQLCCWRIIQDELGLRADVLVGHSLGEITSLVAAGGFTVEDGARLLGERARALQAHAEPTAATAAFMLSPDAAEELAQQEADVVVAAANSPTQVILSGPAAQVQRLLRTADLRGIVATRLRTGPYPQHHPLLAAALRHYREAIHGIQPGVPRTPVHSTILGRRITPDDDLLTVVGAQLVRPLNFPQAVRDLREAGVDRFVECGLRDGLSRFVAEIVGNDARVVTPFRTRPTEATIQQYREE; from the coding sequence GTGCTCTCCGATCCGGCTCCGGACACCTGGGACCCGTCGACGGAGCTGCGCACCTACCACCTCCAGCTCTGTTGCTGGCGAATCATCCAGGACGAACTCGGACTCCGGGCCGACGTCCTGGTCGGGCACAGCCTTGGGGAGATCACCTCCCTGGTCGCGGCGGGGGGATTCACTGTCGAGGACGGGGCACGCCTGCTGGGTGAGCGGGCTCGCGCTCTCCAGGCCCACGCGGAACCGACCGCGGCGACCGCGGCGTTCATGCTCTCCCCCGACGCGGCGGAGGAGCTTGCCCAGCAGGAAGCCGATGTCGTCGTCGCCGCGGCGAACAGCCCGACCCAGGTGATTCTCTCCGGGCCCGCCGCGCAGGTGCAGCGACTGCTGCGGACCGCCGACTTGCGAGGCATCGTGGCGACGAGGCTGCGCACCGGCCCGTACCCGCAGCATCATCCCCTGCTCGCTGCCGCCCTGCGGCACTACCGGGAAGCGATACACGGCATCCAGCCGGGGGTGCCACGCACACCCGTGCACTCGACGATCCTGGGGCGACGGATCACCCCGGACGACGATCTGCTCACGGTGGTCGGGGCGCAGTTGGTCCGTCCGCTGAACTTCCCACAGGCCGTGCGTGACCTGCGGGAGGCCGGGGTGGACCGGTTCGTGGAATGCGGCCTCCGGGACGGCCTGTCCCGGTTCGTCGCCGAAATCGTGGGCAACGACGCCCGCGTCGTCACGCCGTTCCGGACACGTCCGACCGAAGCCACCATCCAGCAGTACCGTGAGGAGTAG
- a CDS encoding acyl carrier protein: protein MLPENDAVLQNLQKMYATVLELPEDVVTPDVDLEAELGLDSLQHRIVLARAGEMWAVDTAGAESPATLTVRSVADLLQHLGSTTKG from the coding sequence ATGCTGCCCGAGAACGACGCCGTCCTGCAGAACCTCCAGAAGATGTACGCCACTGTGCTGGAACTTCCCGAAGACGTGGTCACGCCAGACGTGGACCTGGAAGCGGAGCTGGGTCTGGACTCCCTCCAGCACCGGATCGTGCTCGCACGCGCCGGTGAGATGTGGGCGGTGGACACCGCAGGGGCCGAGTCGCCGGCGACGCTCACCGTCCGTTCGGTGGCCGACCTGCTGCAGCACCTCGGCTCCACAACAAAGGGCTGA